Proteins encoded within one genomic window of Bemisia tabaci chromosome 2, PGI_BMITA_v3:
- the LOC109031867 gene encoding putative RNA-binding protein Luc7-like 2 isoform X2 gives MDLGECPKIHDLALRADFEKASLTKDYFYDIDATEHLQAFIADCDQRTETAKQRLAETQDELSAEVAEKANIVHDLAEQIGKKLAQAEQLGQEGHVEESLKILGEIEDLRKKKAEAEEVYRTSMPASSYQQQKLRVCEVCSAYLGIHDNDRRLADHFGGKLHLGFITIRDKLAELQKNIEERRKARRESYRGDRGDRDHDRRDDKIRRDRIERDNDRKRNRSRDRSRDRRRDRSRSRHDRDRRSRDRKSRDRTSRDRSSRDRSSKDRSSRDKKSRSRSKSRSKSRSQRSRSRSRSRSDRHSRSRSSRRSSSRDRSRRDKDRRYR, from the exons ATGGATTTAGGGGAGTGCCCGAAAATCCACGACTTGGCGCTGAGGGCAGATTTCGAGAAAGCAAGTCTGACAAAAGACTATTTTTATGATATTGAT GCAACTGAACATCTTCAAGCCTTCATTGCGGATTGTGATCAGCGAACAGAAACAGCAAAGCAAAGGTTAGCAGAAACTCAAGACGAACTTTCTGCTGAAGTTGCGGAAAAAGCGAATATTGTTCATGACCTTGCGGAGCAAATTGGAAAGAAACTGGCACAGGCAGAGCAGCTGGGACAAGAAGGGCATGTAGAAGAAAGTCTAAAAATATTGGGAGAG ATCGAAGATCTTAGGAAGAAGAAAGCAGAGGCTGAAGAAGTTTATAGGACCTCAATGCCAGCTAGTAGTTATCAACAGCAAAAGCTACGAGTTTGCGAAGTCTGCTCTGCGTATTTAGGTATTCATGATAATGATAGGCGGTTAGCGGatcattttggaggaaaattacatcttGGCTTCATCACCATCCGTGATAAATTGGCTGAGTTGCAG aaaaatattgaagaaagaaggaaagcgCGAAGAGAGAGCTATCGCGGGGACCGTGGAGATCGTGATCATGACCGCCGAGACGACAAAATAAGGAGGGATCGAATTGAAAGAGACAATGATAGGAAACGAAATCGAAGCCGAGACCGCAGTAGAGATCGGCGAAGGGATAGATCCAGGTCTAGGCACGACAGGGATCGGAGATCAAGAGATCGCAAATCACGCGATCGAACATCTCGGGATCGCTCTTCGCGGGATCGCAGTTCTAAGGACCGGAGCTCTCGTGACAAAAAATCACGCTCCAGGAGTAAATCAAGGAGCAAATCTAG GTCTCAAAGATCACGCTCTCGCAGTCGTAGCAGATCTGACCGCCACTCTCGATCGCGCTCATCTAGGCGATCAAGCAGCCGAGATCGTAGCCGCCGCGATAAAGATCGTCGTTACCGCTAA
- the LOC109031990 gene encoding ankyrin repeat domain-containing protein 40, producing the protein MDRQEVNCLEEKLREAACIGDLEAIITLIKEGVNPNAQHLINGWTALHWAAKRGQLDIVKYLLEHGADKAALTKKGETPLSLASRPDVRTALGGESSTSAPSESLSITPNYLKYAPLNPKVDLPSKYSHNETTPIHDSTKSFSSMNLDNEELVLKVRIASNVVDNDFIEIELPRREQTYYSLLRICCEELGLATNQVSRIRKLPNTLVRKDKDVQRLKEFQELELIINSSASDSASQFIPSMNGLFASYPSKSKNQPILY; encoded by the exons ATGGACAGGCAGGAGGTGAACTGTCTAGAAGAAAAACTGCGAGAAGCAGCATGTATTGGTGATTTGGAAGCTATTATCACTTTGATAAAAGAAGGAGTAAATCCAAATGCGCAACATCTCATCAATGGATG GACTGCACTTCACTGGGCTGCCAAGCGAGGTCAGTTAGACATCGTTAAGTATCTTCTAGAGCATGGTGCAGACAAAGCAGCCTTAACAAAGAAGGGTGAAACCCCTCTCTCCTTAGCTTCTCGGCCAGATGTCAGGACTGCATTGGGTGGAGAATCGAGCACATCAGCACCTTCAGAAAGTTTATCCATTACTCCTAATTATCTCAAATATGCACCATTGAATCCTAAGGTTGATCTTCCTTCTAAATATTCCCATAATGAAACAACACCAATCCACGACAGCACAAAATCTTTCAGCTCCATGAATTTAGACAATGAAG AACTAGTCCTGAAAGTGCGGATTGCCAGTAATGTGGTTGACAACGACTTCATAGAAATAGAGTTACCCAGAAGAGAACAGACGTACTACTCATTGCTACGAATTTGTTGCGAGGAATTAGGTCTAGCCACAAATCAAGTGAGCAGAATACGAAAACTTCCCAATACACTTGTAAGGAAAGACAAAGATGTACAACGATTGAAGGAATTTCAAGAACTAGAACTCATAATCAATTCCTCTGCCTCTGATAGTGCCTCCCAATTCATCCCAAGCATGAATGGTCTTTTCGCCAGTTATCCATCAAAATCCAAGAACCAACCAATTTTATATTGA
- the dor gene encoding vacuolar protein sorting-associated protein 18 homolog isoform X1, whose amino-acid sequence MFITKTALICNYHLDLDASVLVSLTCRLTDHSIKVAKMTSIFDQFEQTSQRNPSPSVMTRAPILPELSASDYVNIALQEEKPMFTKQKVNFLPTKRITHMAVCNELVVIVMANTTLLYKSLKDPDNPKEKDLTKDIMQARLGRIFLDVSGNHLLLSLLPRLPNGEHELLYFNLISSENKSPSRLQLKNTEVTAIAWCHKSRPNQLVNSGPILLGSSLGVIYEADLNASSDTFRNAYLAQSNFDRKELFDIGKGTTTVITSIEYHQLPSSDTYFVFVSTYSKFYQFVGSVSSQDKKPFLKNVFNNYLTKPEICYPVSEPAVYSQLQFYYPAPGLAPKSFAWLTSAGIYYGQLDSTISDDACVIESAQLLELPDPNSQPISFAITQFHALLLYSDHVTGISLLNGKLVFENYYNEAHGKLVSINKDPVTGTVWVVAAKAVFRYKIVKEDRNVWEIYLEKGQYELAKQYCKDNPIYLDQVLVKQAEKYFETEDYVNSALLYADTQSSFEEIALKFLQIWELNGLKLFLRKKLEKLNPKQPQDKTQITMISIWMFELFLNQSGNLRLDGKDNTVEYRELQEEFENFKRIPQVVECIRANFSTIEELIASHGDKENLIRLTIENKNFEKVIRQQIMKGNYEDALTTLMNQSNRDLFYPFMPVILEAIPRQAIQILIRESKNLDPVKLLPAFVASNIDENHAVEIMRYLETCCPFNQNQSLHNYLLSLYARYNETKLMKYIDIQGQEISMVNYDVRYALTLCQQHKLTKACVKLSALLGLWESAVDLALTVSIDLAKETAALPPHSSLELRKKLWLKIAEHIISKNNDIKEAMEFLKECDLIKIEDILPFFSDFDTIDHFRDAICDSLQKYNEHIKDIKEDIESATKSANIIRGEIASFRNRYTIIKVSDVCDLCNIQLMLRSFYTFPCGHRFHSACLTKELLPLLEPQKRFELQEKQKQFAVLTSSNRDDSISVNSTTLSPIDKVKSEIDSILAYECFFCGDLFINLIDKPFIEDDDFERVMKEWA is encoded by the exons ATGTTCATCACAAAGACGGCCCTAATCTGCAATTATCATTTGGATTTAGACGCTTCGGTTCTTGTATCTCTGACGTGCCGTCTTACAG ATCATTCAATCAAAGTGGCAAAGATGACGTCCATCTTTGATCAGTTCGAGCAAACATCGCAGAGGAATCCTTCTCCCTCCGTGATGACGAGAGCTCCGATTTTACCAGAATTG agtGCCTCTGACTATGTTAACATAGCGCTCCAGGAGGAGAAACCCATGTTTACAAAGCAGAAGGTGAATTTCCTACCCACAAAGCGTATCACTCATATGGCTGTTTGTAATGAATTGGTAGTCATTGTGATGGCAAATACTACCCTTCTGTATAAAAGTTTGAAAGATCCTGATAATCCTAAAG aaaaagatCTGACCAAAGACATAATGCAAGCTCGATTGGGTAGAATCTTTTTAGATGTTTCTGGAAATCATCTTCTCCTTAGCTTGTTGCCAAGGTTACCCAATGGAGAACATGAATTATTGTACTTCAACCTTATTTCGTCAGAAAATAAGAGC CCCTCAAGACTGCAGCTTAAGAATACAGAAGTAACGGCTATTGCTTGGTGTCACAAATCTCGGCCTAACCAGTTGGTAAACAGTGGTCCAATTTTATTGGGATCATCTTTAGGTGTAATTTATGAAGCAGATTTGAACGCCAGTAGTGATACTTTCCGCAATGCTTACTTAGCTCAATCAAACTTCGACAGGAAAGAA TTGTTTGATATAGGGAAAGGAACCACCACTGTTATCACTAGTATAGAGTATCATCAGCTTCCGTCCTCCGATACATACTTCGTATTTGTATCTACTtatagtaaattctaccaatttgTTGGTTCCGTAAGCAGTCAAGATAAAAAAccattccttaaaaatgttttcaataatTATTTAACTAAACCAG AAATCTGTTATCCTGTCTCGGAACCTGCAGTTTATTCTCAACTTCAGTTCTATTATCCTGCTCCTGGACTGGCTCCAAAATCTTTTGCATGGCTGACCAGTGCTGGTATATATTATGGACAG CTGGACTCCACGATCAGCGATGATGCCTGCGTAATTGAATCTGCGCAGCTTTTAGAACTGCCTGACCCGAATTCACAGCCGATATCATTTGCTATCACCCAGTTTCATGCTCTGTTACTGTACTCTGATCACGTAACAGGCATCTCTTTACTTAATGGAAAGTTGGTTTTTGAGAATTATTACAATGAAGCACATGGGAAGTTGGTTTCAATTAACAAGGATCCTGTCACAGGGACTGTCTGGGTGGTAGCTGCAAAAGCTGTTTTCAG GTACAAAATTGTAAAAGAAGATCGCAATGTCTGGGAAATCTATCTGGAAAAGGGACAATACGAATTAGCGAAACAATACTGCAAAGATAACCCAATCTATTTGGATCAAGTTCTGGTCAAGCAGGCAGAAAAATACTTCGAAACAGAGGATTACGTAAATAGCGCTCTACTGTACGCAGACACTCAAAGTTCATTTGAAGAAAtagcattgaaatttttacagatctGGGAGTTGAATGGCTTGAaattattcttgaggaaaaaattggaaaaattaaaccCAAAACAACCCCAAGACAAAACTCAAATTACGATGATATCAATTTGGATGTTTGAACTATTTTTAAATCAGTCAGGAAATTTACGACTCGATGGGAAGGACAACACTGTTGAGTACCGAGAATTACAggaagaatttgaaaattttaaaagaataccGCAAGTTGTTGAATGTATTCGGGCAAATTTTAGCACAATAGAAGAATTAATTGCGAGCCATGGTGACAAGGAGAATTTAATTAGATTAACtatagaaaacaaaaattttgagaaggtAATTCGACAGCAAATAATGAAAGGAAACTACGAAGATGCCTTAACAACTTTAATGAATCAAAGTAATAGAGACTTATTTTATCCGTTCATGCCAGTGATCTTAGAGGCTATTCCTCGACAAGCCATTCAAATACTCATTAGGGAAAGTAAAAACTTAGATCCTGTAAAACTCTTGCCTGCATTCGTTGCAAGTAACATTGATGAAAACCACGCTGTGGAAATAATGCGGTATCTAGAGACGTGTTGTCCATTCAATCAAAATCAGTCCTTACATAATTATCTGTTGTCACTTTATGCTAGGTACAATGAAACTAAGTTAATGAAATATATTGATATTCAAGGTCAAGAAATAAGCATGGTAAATTATGACGTCAGGTATGCTTTAACTCTATGTCAGCAACACAAGCTTACCAAAGCTTGTGTTAAACTGTCAGCTTTGCTAGGTTTATGGGAATCAGCAGTTGATTTAGCTTTAACTGTCAGCATCGACTTAGCCAAAGAAACTGCGGCTCTTCCACCTCACAGTAGCTTGGAACTTAGAAAGAAATTATGGTTGAAAATAGCGGAACATATCATTAGCAAAAACAATGATATCAAAGAAGCAATGGAATTTCTAAAAGAATGTGATctgataaaaattgaagatattCTGCCTTTCTTCTCTGATTTTGATACCATAGATCATTTTAGAGATGCAATTTGTGACTCATTACAAAAGTATAACGAGCACATAAAGGACATCAAAGAGGATATCGAGAGCGCTACAAAATCTGCCAACATTATACGTGGTGAAATTGCCTCTTTTCGTAACAGGTATACAATCATCAAAGTCTCGGACGTTTGTGATTTATGTAATATACAATTAATGCTTAGGTCATTTTATACATTCCCATGTGGGCACCGGTTTCATTCAGCATGTTTAACCAAAGAATTACTCCCACTACTAGAGCCTCAAAAACGTTTCGAGCTCCAGGAAAAACAAAAGCAGTTTGCAGTTTTAACATCAAGTAATCGAGACGATAGCATTTCAGTGAATTCCACAACGTTATCACCTATAGATAAAGTTAAGTCTGAAATAGATTCCATTTTAGCGTATGAGTGCTTCTTCTGCGGTGatctttttattaatttaatcgATAAACCTTTCATTGAAGATGACGACTTTGAAAGGGTTATGAAAGAATGGGCTTGA
- the dor gene encoding vacuolar protein sorting-associated protein 18 homolog isoform X2: MTSIFDQFEQTSQRNPSPSVMTRAPILPELSASDYVNIALQEEKPMFTKQKVNFLPTKRITHMAVCNELVVIVMANTTLLYKSLKDPDNPKEKDLTKDIMQARLGRIFLDVSGNHLLLSLLPRLPNGEHELLYFNLISSENKSPSRLQLKNTEVTAIAWCHKSRPNQLVNSGPILLGSSLGVIYEADLNASSDTFRNAYLAQSNFDRKELFDIGKGTTTVITSIEYHQLPSSDTYFVFVSTYSKFYQFVGSVSSQDKKPFLKNVFNNYLTKPEICYPVSEPAVYSQLQFYYPAPGLAPKSFAWLTSAGIYYGQLDSTISDDACVIESAQLLELPDPNSQPISFAITQFHALLLYSDHVTGISLLNGKLVFENYYNEAHGKLVSINKDPVTGTVWVVAAKAVFRYKIVKEDRNVWEIYLEKGQYELAKQYCKDNPIYLDQVLVKQAEKYFETEDYVNSALLYADTQSSFEEIALKFLQIWELNGLKLFLRKKLEKLNPKQPQDKTQITMISIWMFELFLNQSGNLRLDGKDNTVEYRELQEEFENFKRIPQVVECIRANFSTIEELIASHGDKENLIRLTIENKNFEKVIRQQIMKGNYEDALTTLMNQSNRDLFYPFMPVILEAIPRQAIQILIRESKNLDPVKLLPAFVASNIDENHAVEIMRYLETCCPFNQNQSLHNYLLSLYARYNETKLMKYIDIQGQEISMVNYDVRYALTLCQQHKLTKACVKLSALLGLWESAVDLALTVSIDLAKETAALPPHSSLELRKKLWLKIAEHIISKNNDIKEAMEFLKECDLIKIEDILPFFSDFDTIDHFRDAICDSLQKYNEHIKDIKEDIESATKSANIIRGEIASFRNRYTIIKVSDVCDLCNIQLMLRSFYTFPCGHRFHSACLTKELLPLLEPQKRFELQEKQKQFAVLTSSNRDDSISVNSTTLSPIDKVKSEIDSILAYECFFCGDLFINLIDKPFIEDDDFERVMKEWA, translated from the exons ATGACGTCCATCTTTGATCAGTTCGAGCAAACATCGCAGAGGAATCCTTCTCCCTCCGTGATGACGAGAGCTCCGATTTTACCAGAATTG agtGCCTCTGACTATGTTAACATAGCGCTCCAGGAGGAGAAACCCATGTTTACAAAGCAGAAGGTGAATTTCCTACCCACAAAGCGTATCACTCATATGGCTGTTTGTAATGAATTGGTAGTCATTGTGATGGCAAATACTACCCTTCTGTATAAAAGTTTGAAAGATCCTGATAATCCTAAAG aaaaagatCTGACCAAAGACATAATGCAAGCTCGATTGGGTAGAATCTTTTTAGATGTTTCTGGAAATCATCTTCTCCTTAGCTTGTTGCCAAGGTTACCCAATGGAGAACATGAATTATTGTACTTCAACCTTATTTCGTCAGAAAATAAGAGC CCCTCAAGACTGCAGCTTAAGAATACAGAAGTAACGGCTATTGCTTGGTGTCACAAATCTCGGCCTAACCAGTTGGTAAACAGTGGTCCAATTTTATTGGGATCATCTTTAGGTGTAATTTATGAAGCAGATTTGAACGCCAGTAGTGATACTTTCCGCAATGCTTACTTAGCTCAATCAAACTTCGACAGGAAAGAA TTGTTTGATATAGGGAAAGGAACCACCACTGTTATCACTAGTATAGAGTATCATCAGCTTCCGTCCTCCGATACATACTTCGTATTTGTATCTACTtatagtaaattctaccaatttgTTGGTTCCGTAAGCAGTCAAGATAAAAAAccattccttaaaaatgttttcaataatTATTTAACTAAACCAG AAATCTGTTATCCTGTCTCGGAACCTGCAGTTTATTCTCAACTTCAGTTCTATTATCCTGCTCCTGGACTGGCTCCAAAATCTTTTGCATGGCTGACCAGTGCTGGTATATATTATGGACAG CTGGACTCCACGATCAGCGATGATGCCTGCGTAATTGAATCTGCGCAGCTTTTAGAACTGCCTGACCCGAATTCACAGCCGATATCATTTGCTATCACCCAGTTTCATGCTCTGTTACTGTACTCTGATCACGTAACAGGCATCTCTTTACTTAATGGAAAGTTGGTTTTTGAGAATTATTACAATGAAGCACATGGGAAGTTGGTTTCAATTAACAAGGATCCTGTCACAGGGACTGTCTGGGTGGTAGCTGCAAAAGCTGTTTTCAG GTACAAAATTGTAAAAGAAGATCGCAATGTCTGGGAAATCTATCTGGAAAAGGGACAATACGAATTAGCGAAACAATACTGCAAAGATAACCCAATCTATTTGGATCAAGTTCTGGTCAAGCAGGCAGAAAAATACTTCGAAACAGAGGATTACGTAAATAGCGCTCTACTGTACGCAGACACTCAAAGTTCATTTGAAGAAAtagcattgaaatttttacagatctGGGAGTTGAATGGCTTGAaattattcttgaggaaaaaattggaaaaattaaaccCAAAACAACCCCAAGACAAAACTCAAATTACGATGATATCAATTTGGATGTTTGAACTATTTTTAAATCAGTCAGGAAATTTACGACTCGATGGGAAGGACAACACTGTTGAGTACCGAGAATTACAggaagaatttgaaaattttaaaagaataccGCAAGTTGTTGAATGTATTCGGGCAAATTTTAGCACAATAGAAGAATTAATTGCGAGCCATGGTGACAAGGAGAATTTAATTAGATTAACtatagaaaacaaaaattttgagaaggtAATTCGACAGCAAATAATGAAAGGAAACTACGAAGATGCCTTAACAACTTTAATGAATCAAAGTAATAGAGACTTATTTTATCCGTTCATGCCAGTGATCTTAGAGGCTATTCCTCGACAAGCCATTCAAATACTCATTAGGGAAAGTAAAAACTTAGATCCTGTAAAACTCTTGCCTGCATTCGTTGCAAGTAACATTGATGAAAACCACGCTGTGGAAATAATGCGGTATCTAGAGACGTGTTGTCCATTCAATCAAAATCAGTCCTTACATAATTATCTGTTGTCACTTTATGCTAGGTACAATGAAACTAAGTTAATGAAATATATTGATATTCAAGGTCAAGAAATAAGCATGGTAAATTATGACGTCAGGTATGCTTTAACTCTATGTCAGCAACACAAGCTTACCAAAGCTTGTGTTAAACTGTCAGCTTTGCTAGGTTTATGGGAATCAGCAGTTGATTTAGCTTTAACTGTCAGCATCGACTTAGCCAAAGAAACTGCGGCTCTTCCACCTCACAGTAGCTTGGAACTTAGAAAGAAATTATGGTTGAAAATAGCGGAACATATCATTAGCAAAAACAATGATATCAAAGAAGCAATGGAATTTCTAAAAGAATGTGATctgataaaaattgaagatattCTGCCTTTCTTCTCTGATTTTGATACCATAGATCATTTTAGAGATGCAATTTGTGACTCATTACAAAAGTATAACGAGCACATAAAGGACATCAAAGAGGATATCGAGAGCGCTACAAAATCTGCCAACATTATACGTGGTGAAATTGCCTCTTTTCGTAACAGGTATACAATCATCAAAGTCTCGGACGTTTGTGATTTATGTAATATACAATTAATGCTTAGGTCATTTTATACATTCCCATGTGGGCACCGGTTTCATTCAGCATGTTTAACCAAAGAATTACTCCCACTACTAGAGCCTCAAAAACGTTTCGAGCTCCAGGAAAAACAAAAGCAGTTTGCAGTTTTAACATCAAGTAATCGAGACGATAGCATTTCAGTGAATTCCACAACGTTATCACCTATAGATAAAGTTAAGTCTGAAATAGATTCCATTTTAGCGTATGAGTGCTTCTTCTGCGGTGatctttttattaatttaatcgATAAACCTTTCATTGAAGATGACGACTTTGAAAGGGTTATGAAAGAATGGGCTTGA